In a genomic window of Vigna angularis cultivar LongXiaoDou No.4 chromosome 6, ASM1680809v1, whole genome shotgun sequence:
- the LOC108342221 gene encoding F-box/kelch-repeat protein At5g26960-like, protein MVSNAPPMRYRCLGVSVDGIFYVIGGLRICALTQNLLPRASCRTEAHAAYASSMDLFDVEARVWLRSRTVPNGGCVVAACAAARRVYVLTSHAVEFSFWSFHFRRKSGSGKGFGEWSRIKSPPLPAQVRVDTRTRFNFVGIGDKVVLIQSLNEVRGVKEGFVLVYDCATREWQRGANLLDVYRRATYVGVER, encoded by the coding sequence ATGGTCTCCAACGCGCCACCTATGCGTTATCGCTGCCTTGGAGTCTCGGTTGATGGGATCTTTTATGTCATCGGCGGATTGAGAATTTGCGCATTGACACAGAACCTGCTCCCACGCGCTTCCTGTAGAACTGAGGCCCACGCGGCGTATGCGAGTTCCATGGATCTATTTGACGTGGAGGCGCGTGTGTGGCTCCGAAGTCGCACTGTTCCTAACGGAGGCTGTGTGGTGGCGGCTTGCGCTGCGGCTAGGCGCGTGTATGTACTCACCAGCCACGCGGTGGAGTTTTCGTTTTGGAGCTTTCACTTCCGGAGGAAAAGCGGTAGTGGAAAAGGATTTGGAGAGTGGAGTAGGATAAAGAGCCCGCCACTACCGGCTCAAGTTAGAGTCGACACGAGAACGAGGTTTAATTTTGTAGGTATTGGCGATAAGGTGGTGCTGATTCAGAGTTTGAATGAAGTGAGAGGGGTGAAAGAGGGCTTTGTTTTGGTTTATGATTGCGCCACCAGAGAGTGGCAGAGAGGGGCGAATTTACTGGATGTTTATCGACGCGCAACTTATGTGGGTGTGGAACGCTAA